GATCCGTCAAAAGATTCGCCCGATCGGGTTGAGGGGAAACTTGATTTGCCGGTAGCGGATGAATCAGTATGGTCTTCCTGCTATTAGACCCTGAAGACTGAAATGCCCATCTCTCTCGAGCAAATCGCGACCTTCGCCCCGGATCAGAAATCGGTTGATGCTGCAAAAGCCATCGCTGTTCCTGCTTTGTGGCAACACATCGGAGTTGATCCATCTGCTCTGTGGGGAATTTTCGGTCGCGGGAGCGGTTATCAAGTCAAAATTGATCTCGCAAATCTTGGAGCAGCTTGCGGTTGTCCGAGTCGGAAATATCCCTGCAAACACAGCCTCGCACTTCTCACAGTTTTCACTCAATCCCCTGATTGTGCGCAGGTTGAGTCACCTCCTGAGTGGGTGTCTGACTGGATCAAAAAACGTCAGGAGCGAGCTGCTCGTCAGGCCGAAACAGCAAAGAAACCGCCCAAGCCAGTCGACCGAAAAGCTCAAGCCAAACGAGCCGAAGAACGTTTCCAGAAAGTTCAGACTGGTGTCGAGTTTCTCTCGCTGTGGCTGGATGATTTGATGCGAGAAGGACTCGCTGGCCTGGAGACGAAGCCGTTCGAGTTTTGGGATCAGCCAGCACGCAGAATGGTTGACTCACAAGCCAAGGGGCTCGCGTCACGTCTTTGGAGTTGTGCCGAAATTGTCGGGCAAGGTGCTGATTGGCCTGATCGAATTGCAGCCCATCTGGGGCGAGTCAAACTGCTGATTCATGCATTCGAACGTATCGACACATTGTCACCGGATCTGCAATCTGAAGTCCGGCAACTGATCGGGTGGTCGACGTCGCAGGAGGAAATCGACGCTCACGATGAGAAGGTTCATGATGAGTGGTTTGTTCTCGGTCAACGGACGGAAGAGGAGGAACGTTTTCGCAGCCAACGATCCTGGCTGATGGGGAAGAAGTCGAAACGCGAAGCCTTGATCCTTCAATTCGCAGGCTCAGGAGAGTCATTCCCGGAAACGATCGTCCCCGGTCAAACTCTCGACGCCACTCTCGCATTTTACCCGGGCAACTTGCGGCAAAGAGCCCGAATCAGCGCGCCGAACTCGAATCGTGCCGAAGAGCAAATCGCTCCGGAAGGTCATGCGACCATCGACGAATTTCTCAATTTCTATGCTCAGCAACTTGCTCTCAACCCGTGGATGGGGTCCTGCTCATGCCTGCTCGATTCCGTCACTCTGACAAACGAAGAGGGACAATGGTTCGTTCGCGATCAGAATGCCTCCGGGCTGCCGGTTCGAACTTCGCACTTCTGGAAACTTCTCGCTGAGTCTGGAGGACATCCGTTTCAGCTGTTCGGCGAGTGGAACGGCAACTCGCTGACTCCGCTGGGGGCGATCATTCACGGAAAGTATCGTCTGTGCACATGAACGAACTGACTCGCCAAGCGCTGCTCGGAACAAGCAAAGCTGTCCCGTCTCCTCAAACCGACGACGGACCGGTCGTCGACGTTTGTGATTCCATTGCAGAGGCTTCACTCACCGCCGAATCTTCGCTCCTTCTCAAACTGGGCGCGACAGCCGTCTACGAAGCAGCGGGAATCGAACCGAATACCGTCCCGGCCATCGCTCCCGATCTCGACGATTCCGCTTGTCCGTGGTCGGATGCAGCGAGCGAACTTCTCGAACAAGCCTTTTCGAAAGACTTCGTCGATGTCGCTCCGGAACTCTGTCGACGAATTCTGGAATCCAATCTCTCTCTCCCCCATGCGATTCTCCCCGCCGCTCTGGACACGAAATCGGCAGGTCTCCGTTCTGAGATCTTACCCTGCCTCGGAAGTCGTGGGCGTTGGCTGGCAGCATTGACCCCCGACTGGAGTTGGGCAATTGCTTCGGAGTCGACGGCCGACGAGAACATCTCTCCGCAAGAGTTGAAGCATCAATGGGACGAAGGAACCGTCGGAGAGCGTCGCCAGGTGCTTCGACAAATCCGAGAGATTGATCCTTCTCAGGGACTTGAATGGCTGGAACAGACGTTTGCTTCCGACAAGGCAAATGACCGCAACAACTTCCTTCAAGACCTCGCTGAGCAACTCAATGAGAATGACGAACCGTTCCTGATTCAATGTTTGAACGACCGCAGCAAACACGTGCGGACCACAGCAATCGAGCTTCTGGCAACGTTGCCGAAATCGGAACTCGTTCAGCGGATGAAAATTCGCACCGAGCACTTTCTTCTGAGGACTTCATCATCGAACGAAGATTTCAGGCTGAAATGTGTCCCTCCTGAAACTTATCCAAAAGAGTGGGAAGCAGACGGCATTCCCGAGAACCCGACAGGCCGGAAGGGTCAGAAATCTCACTGGCTCGACTGGATCATCTCGCGAGTTCCGCCCCGGACATGGACCGATCGCTTCGACTGCACTCCGGAACAACTTTTGAATGGAGTCTTGAACGATGACTGGGGCCCTGTCGTGATTCTCGGTTGGACGAGGGCGATTCAACGGTTTGGACTCGCAGACGAAGAAGTTGTCCAGTGGGGACGTCCGATGTGGACCTACTGGACGGCAATGCTCCAGCACAACGTGCCACAAGTTCGCGAGTTGGCCGGTGAGATTCTCTCCGAACTGCTGGCAAAGTTTCCCGAGAAAATGCGAGAGAGTGCACTCACGAAGTCGCTTCGAGAAGTTCATGATCCGACCATTCTTCCGATTTCGGAACTCCTTAAAACATTGACCACACCCTGGTCCCGCTCGTTCTCGGATCTGTTTCTGAATTTGGTGCGTAACCTTCTCAGAAATCGCAGCGATCAAAAGGTCGTCAGTTGGCTCTCGTGCCTGAAATTAGCCGGAGCAGGAATCCCGCGAGAGTCATTTCCGGAAGCGATGAAACCATGGAACACACATTCGGGAAATCGCAACTTCTGGGACACCGCAGCGATTGATAAACTCATTCAGGAACTTCAAGAACGGGTCAAGCTGCGAGAGCGGTTCTATCGCGAACTCGACAAGATGGCGGACAAAGATCGCGATA
This DNA window, taken from Thalassoglobus sp. JC818, encodes the following:
- a CDS encoding SWIM zinc finger family protein; the encoded protein is MPISLEQIATFAPDQKSVDAAKAIAVPALWQHIGVDPSALWGIFGRGSGYQVKIDLANLGAACGCPSRKYPCKHSLALLTVFTQSPDCAQVESPPEWVSDWIKKRQERAARQAETAKKPPKPVDRKAQAKRAEERFQKVQTGVEFLSLWLDDLMREGLAGLETKPFEFWDQPARRMVDSQAKGLASRLWSCAEIVGQGADWPDRIAAHLGRVKLLIHAFERIDTLSPDLQSEVRQLIGWSTSQEEIDAHDEKVHDEWFVLGQRTEEEERFRSQRSWLMGKKSKREALILQFAGSGESFPETIVPGQTLDATLAFYPGNLRQRARISAPNSNRAEEQIAPEGHATIDEFLNFYAQQLALNPWMGSCSCLLDSVTLTNEEGQWFVRDQNASGLPVRTSHFWKLLAESGGHPFQLFGEWNGNSLTPLGAIIHGKYRLCT
- a CDS encoding DUF5691 domain-containing protein, which translates into the protein MNELTRQALLGTSKAVPSPQTDDGPVVDVCDSIAEASLTAESSLLLKLGATAVYEAAGIEPNTVPAIAPDLDDSACPWSDAASELLEQAFSKDFVDVAPELCRRILESNLSLPHAILPAALDTKSAGLRSEILPCLGSRGRWLAALTPDWSWAIASESTADENISPQELKHQWDEGTVGERRQVLRQIREIDPSQGLEWLEQTFASDKANDRNNFLQDLAEQLNENDEPFLIQCLNDRSKHVRTTAIELLATLPKSELVQRMKIRTEHFLLRTSSSNEDFRLKCVPPETYPKEWEADGIPENPTGRKGQKSHWLDWIISRVPPRTWTDRFDCTPEQLLNGVLNDDWGPVVILGWTRAIQRFGLADEEVVQWGRPMWTYWTAMLQHNVPQVRELAGEILSELLAKFPEKMRESALTKSLREVHDPTILPISELLKTLTTPWSRSFSDLFLNLVRNLLRNRSDQKVVSWLSCLKLAGAGIPRESFPEAMKPWNTHSGNRNFWDTAAIDKLIQELQERVKLRERFYRELDKMADKDRDK